One segment of Capnocytophaga sp. oral taxon 878 DNA contains the following:
- a CDS encoding LysE family translocator, whose amino-acid sequence MFADILLALPLGLLLAFTIGPVFFVLLETAITKGFRAAAIFDAGVILADATFIGIVYFTTSSMLREIKDDPKLFFVGGLIMIAYGLISFIKLKKDFRKVMDNKENAHLVVAEKVNYLSLFIKGFLLNFINIGVLGFWLGIIIVFGPKLDMNGTRILLFFTSILVAYFAIDVIKILIAKRLKNRLTAFHIYKIKRGISIVLLIFGIFLILQAFIHLINSK is encoded by the coding sequence ATGTTTGCTGATATACTACTTGCTTTGCCATTGGGTTTGCTACTGGCTTTTACCATAGGTCCTGTATTCTTTGTATTGCTAGAAACAGCAATAACCAAGGGTTTCAGGGCAGCTGCTATTTTTGATGCAGGGGTAATATTAGCCGATGCTACTTTTATTGGCATAGTATATTTCACTACAAGTAGTATGCTTAGAGAAATTAAAGATGATCCTAAGCTATTTTTTGTGGGCGGACTTATAATGATAGCCTACGGACTTATTTCATTCATCAAGTTGAAGAAGGATTTTAGGAAGGTAATGGATAATAAGGAGAATGCCCACTTAGTAGTAGCTGAGAAGGTGAATTATCTAAGTCTGTTTATTAAAGGGTTTTTATTGAATTTTATCAATATAGGGGTATTGGGTTTTTGGCTTGGTATTATTATTGTTTTTGGTCCTAAGCTTGATATGAATGGTACCCGTATATTGTTATTTTTTACTTCTATATTGGTAGCCTATTTTGCTATTGATGTAATTAAAATACTGATAGCCAAGAGACTTAAGAACCGCTTAACAGCTTTCCACATATATAAAATTAAGCGAGGTATTAGTATAGTACTACTTATTTTTGGTATATTTTTGATATTACAAGCTTTCATACATTTAATTAATAGCAAATAA
- a CDS encoding ATP-binding protein, with protein sequence MNKTVFTALQAKLKVGNRRGVHLNAIPASSRYKLDIARLSAIFKSLPERFILDLTTLRNVKFSFSIHDRQLTGKETAEELAKNEDALEKLVGSIETLIFQNEVIVSEKGVNTLGFGFPILLRRDMSDGQLTAAPILIWTVKMKPTTQMNTWEISRNEDDPIYINEVLVNHLQTDSGIVLKPIPDEMLEDGKIDKPELFALCNDLLGQLKVNQDLDFLLNNYAEILPLKSKAEYEKLLPNKGDALIEKCGILSLFEVQKQNIINDYDTLINSFEAKEFGDNDGFNSFTSVATDPSQQCILEQLKRQRKILIQGPPGTGKSQTLTAILINALQNRQKTLVVCEKQTALEVLYNALQQKGLGKYCTMIKDAIADRRFIVEAVRNTIDAVDFRKEEEAYPEKVLATQIEAMQGYKDQINAIHHKMNTPLVGGSTWMDVVGALMAYEGEAEEVNVSALSFSFDEEEWGQLLPLWEQGERLWNAFKPYYKGFLFRPEKLVADNLYNTQQTVAEIFKRYKQQWDAIEKAVMAYQQSYEQVRKNEFAQQLNSLGAIMNEYELLTATLSPVDDVFHAERTNSFFYRLSALFSGSKKKVLRIRKRLEELSTEIKAISLHRNFGLINITADLWANKAEIAQYSSVIAQSQADFNSKVSADFQSLDLLNYIPPQYTTAELTAVVSAVKAFIGQQRTDGWLQEPFGGQSFAELSAFATELFATYEGYLQEGGKGLEAAYGWYAWQLKLNTFQQQCVLALQGVTHWEASFLTAYYKLLLRHNADDTMNFSVHHYADFQKLIKTFASTQQLYIEGYWNGEQRKAVKAFEERNKELTVANLYNKRKSEKHNRLPLRQIAMTDTDLFTTFFPIVLTTPDACCNLFEGKNFYFDNVVFDEASQLKLEDNLPAMLKGKTIVVAGDEHQMPPSNYFSKVFEGNVDDEDEELAEDEVISYKDAMLNIESLLDYALEYQFSKNHLDFHYRSRHPYLIDFSNHAFYNSRLRPLPTTQQYTPIEFRQIDGVFEEHINKEEADEVLKVLEGIEMRADGSYPSVGIATFNITQRNYIRKQLLLKQNSDMAFGEKLAALESAGLFIKNLENIQGDERDIIILSVTYGKKKSGKFVQSFGPLNHTKGYKLLNVIITRAKEKIYVCNSIPVEVFEAYKEALAAEGANNRRAVLYAYLSYCRAVSRGNDAARLEILAELDRYGHKQNEGGTSHHNLFKEQLFAQLKAQHPDKDIFLDYHFGGYTIDILLKPSTGTPIAIECLSKPLYKGDLAYLEDLHKEKILRSAGFDYQRKFANWQIRG encoded by the coding sequence ATGAATAAGACTGTTTTTACTGCTTTGCAAGCGAAACTGAAAGTGGGGAATAGGAGGGGGGTGCATTTGAATGCTATCCCTGCTTCGTCGCGTTATAAACTGGATATAGCGCGTTTATCGGCTATTTTTAAGAGTTTGCCGGAGCGTTTTATTTTGGATCTTACTACTCTTAGGAATGTGAAATTTAGTTTCTCGATTCATGATAGGCAGCTTACGGGTAAGGAAACGGCTGAGGAATTGGCTAAGAATGAGGATGCATTGGAGAAACTTGTGGGGAGTATTGAGACTCTTATTTTTCAGAATGAGGTGATTGTATCGGAAAAGGGGGTGAATACATTGGGGTTTGGTTTTCCTATTTTGTTGCGTCGTGATATGAGTGATGGGCAGCTTACGGCTGCGCCTATCTTGATTTGGACGGTAAAGATGAAGCCTACTACGCAGATGAATACGTGGGAGATAAGCCGTAATGAGGATGACCCGATTTATATTAATGAGGTGCTGGTGAACCACTTACAGACGGATTCGGGGATTGTGCTTAAACCTATTCCTGATGAGATGCTGGAGGATGGTAAGATTGATAAGCCTGAACTTTTTGCTTTGTGTAATGATTTGTTGGGGCAACTGAAGGTGAATCAGGATTTGGATTTCTTGCTGAATAACTATGCTGAGATTTTGCCGTTAAAGAGTAAGGCTGAATATGAGAAACTACTGCCTAACAAAGGAGATGCTTTGATAGAGAAGTGTGGTATTCTTTCTCTTTTTGAGGTGCAGAAGCAGAATATTATTAATGATTACGATACGCTGATTAATAGTTTTGAGGCAAAAGAATTTGGTGACAATGATGGATTTAATAGTTTTACATCGGTAGCTACAGACCCTTCGCAACAGTGTATTTTGGAGCAGCTGAAAAGGCAAAGGAAGATCTTGATACAGGGTCCGCCGGGGACGGGGAAGAGCCAGACGCTTACGGCTATTCTTATAAATGCTTTGCAGAATAGGCAAAAGACGCTGGTGGTGTGTGAGAAGCAGACGGCTTTGGAGGTGTTATATAATGCTTTGCAACAGAAGGGCTTGGGCAAGTATTGTACTATGATTAAGGATGCGATAGCTGATAGGCGTTTTATTGTAGAGGCTGTGCGCAATACTATTGATGCTGTTGATTTTAGGAAAGAGGAGGAGGCTTATCCGGAGAAGGTACTTGCTACGCAGATAGAGGCTATGCAGGGGTATAAAGACCAAATTAATGCTATTCATCACAAGATGAATACGCCTTTGGTGGGGGGTAGTACGTGGATGGATGTAGTAGGGGCACTAATGGCATACGAGGGAGAGGCTGAGGAGGTGAATGTATCGGCTTTGAGTTTTAGTTTTGATGAGGAGGAATGGGGGCAGCTGTTGCCTTTGTGGGAGCAAGGGGAACGGTTATGGAATGCTTTTAAGCCGTATTATAAAGGGTTTTTGTTTCGACCAGAAAAATTGGTAGCAGATAACTTATATAATACGCAACAAACTGTGGCAGAAATATTTAAAAGATATAAACAACAGTGGGATGCGATAGAGAAAGCGGTAATGGCTTACCAACAGAGTTATGAGCAGGTGCGCAAGAATGAGTTTGCACAGCAGCTTAATAGCCTTGGTGCGATTATGAATGAGTATGAATTGCTTACGGCTACCCTTAGTCCGGTGGATGATGTGTTCCACGCTGAACGTACTAATAGTTTTTTTTATAGGCTTTCGGCACTTTTTTCGGGTAGTAAGAAGAAGGTTTTGCGTATTAGGAAGCGTTTGGAGGAGCTGAGTACAGAGATAAAGGCTATTAGCTTGCATCGGAATTTTGGATTGATAAATATTACGGCTGACTTATGGGCTAATAAAGCAGAAATAGCGCAATATAGCAGTGTTATAGCACAATCGCAAGCGGATTTCAATAGTAAAGTGTCGGCTGATTTTCAATCACTTGACTTGCTAAATTATATTCCGCCGCAATATACTACTGCTGAACTGACAGCTGTGGTGAGTGCTGTTAAGGCTTTTATTGGGCAGCAGCGTACTGATGGCTGGCTACAGGAACCTTTTGGTGGGCAGAGTTTTGCAGAGCTTTCGGCTTTTGCAACTGAGCTTTTTGCTACTTATGAGGGTTATTTGCAGGAGGGAGGTAAGGGCTTGGAGGCTGCTTATGGGTGGTATGCTTGGCAGTTGAAGTTAAATACTTTTCAGCAACAATGTGTATTGGCATTACAAGGAGTAACGCACTGGGAGGCTTCGTTCCTGACGGCTTACTACAAGCTTTTGCTGCGGCATAATGCTGATGATACGATGAATTTTAGTGTACATCATTATGCTGATTTCCAGAAACTTATTAAGACATTTGCTTCTACCCAACAGTTGTATATTGAGGGATATTGGAATGGAGAGCAGCGCAAAGCGGTAAAGGCTTTTGAAGAGAGAAATAAAGAGCTTACAGTAGCGAACTTGTACAATAAGCGCAAGAGTGAGAAGCATAACCGCTTGCCTTTGCGGCAGATAGCAATGACTGATACTGACCTTTTTACGACCTTTTTCCCGATAGTGCTTACTACTCCTGATGCTTGTTGTAATCTTTTTGAGGGTAAGAACTTTTATTTTGATAATGTTGTATTTGATGAGGCGAGTCAGTTAAAATTGGAGGATAATCTTCCTGCGATGTTGAAAGGTAAAACAATAGTAGTGGCAGGAGATGAGCACCAGATGCCGCCTTCTAATTATTTTAGTAAAGTATTTGAAGGAAATGTAGATGATGAGGATGAAGAACTTGCTGAAGATGAAGTGATAAGCTATAAAGATGCAATGCTGAATATAGAGTCATTATTGGATTATGCTCTTGAATATCAGTTTAGTAAGAACCATTTAGATTTTCATTACCGCTCACGACATCCTTACCTTATAGACTTTTCTAATCATGCATTTTATAATTCGCGCTTGCGCCCATTGCCTACTACCCAACAGTATACGCCTATAGAGTTCAGGCAAATAGATGGTGTATTTGAAGAACATATAAACAAAGAAGAAGCTGATGAGGTACTAAAGGTATTGGAAGGTATTGAGATGCGTGCTGATGGTAGTTACCCATCGGTAGGTATAGCTACTTTTAACATTACCCAACGCAATTACATACGCAAACAGTTATTGCTGAAACAGAATAGTGATATGGCATTTGGTGAGAAGCTGGCTGCGCTGGAAAGTGCGGGGCTTTTTATCAAGAATTTGGAGAATATACAGGGTGATGAGCGTGATATTATTATCCTTTCGGTTACTTATGGCAAGAAGAAAAGCGGCAAGTTCGTACAGAGTTTTGGTCCGCTGAATCATACTAAGGGTTATAAACTACTAAATGTGATTATTACGCGTGCTAAGGAGAAAATATATGTGTGTAATTCTATTCCTGTGGAGGTATTCGAGGCTTATAAGGAAGCGTTGGCAGCTGAGGGAGCTAATAACCGCAGGGCAGTGTTATATGCTTATTTGTCATACTGCCGTGCAGTAAGTAGAGGTAATGATGCTGCAAGATTGGAAATTTTAGCAGAATTAGACCGATATGGGCACAAACAGAATGAAGGTGGTACTTCGCATCATAACTTATTTAAAGAGCAGCTTTTTGCCCAGTTAAAAGCACAACACCCTGATAAGGATATTTTCCTTGATTATCATTTTGGTGGATATACTATTGATATACTACTAAAACCCAGTACAGGTACGCCTATTGCTATTGAATGCTTGAGCAAGCCTTTGTACAAGGGTGATTTGGCTTATTTGGAAGATTTGCATAAAGAGAAGATACTTAGGAGTGCTGGTTTTGATTATCAGCGTAAATTTGCTAATTGGCAGATTAGAGGGTAG
- the hemL gene encoding glutamate-1-semialdehyde 2,1-aminomutase has product MIYKRSSELFAAAQQVLPGGVNSPVRAFNAVGGHPIFIKEAKGAYLTDEDNRKYIDYIASWGPLILGHAYAPVIDAVTERAQKGTSFGIPTEVEVQIAELAVSMVPNIDKIRFVNSGTEACMSAVRLARGYTGREKIIKFSGCYHGHSDAFLIEAGSGGATFGSPNSPGVTQGTAKDTLLANYNDLASVKRLFEANPNQIAGVIIEPVAGNMGCVPPAEGFLEGLRELCTANGALLIFDEVMTGFRLAKGGAQEVFGIKADIVTFGKVIGGGLPVGAFAGSKEVMSYLAPEGPVYQAGTLSGNPLAMSAGLAMLTALNEQPEVFDSLAQKTAYLHEGFDKVLKRAGIPYQINSFGSMFTLFFTEAPVTDFASSAKSDVVRFRKYFHGMLREGVYLPPSAFESYFLNDALTYADLDKTIAALNRVIMEL; this is encoded by the coding sequence ATGATTTACAAAAGAAGTAGCGAGCTATTTGCTGCAGCGCAACAAGTACTCCCAGGAGGAGTGAATTCGCCCGTACGTGCTTTTAATGCCGTAGGTGGGCATCCTATTTTCATAAAAGAAGCTAAAGGGGCTTATCTTACTGATGAGGATAATCGTAAATATATTGACTATATAGCCTCTTGGGGTCCGCTTATTTTAGGGCACGCATACGCTCCTGTAATAGATGCTGTAACGGAGCGTGCGCAGAAAGGAACTTCATTTGGTATTCCTACTGAGGTGGAGGTGCAGATAGCTGAATTGGCAGTATCGATGGTACCTAATATAGATAAGATACGCTTTGTGAACAGTGGTACTGAGGCTTGTATGAGTGCAGTGCGATTGGCTAGAGGGTATACTGGTAGGGAAAAGATAATTAAATTTTCGGGTTGCTACCACGGACACTCGGATGCTTTTCTTATTGAAGCAGGGAGTGGAGGAGCTACTTTTGGAAGTCCTAATAGCCCTGGAGTGACACAGGGTACAGCTAAAGATACGCTTTTGGCGAATTATAATGATTTGGCATCGGTAAAGAGACTGTTTGAAGCTAACCCTAACCAAATAGCGGGTGTGATTATAGAACCTGTGGCCGGTAATATGGGCTGTGTGCCTCCTGCGGAAGGCTTCTTGGAAGGCTTGCGAGAGCTGTGTACTGCCAATGGGGCTTTGCTGATATTTGATGAGGTAATGACTGGTTTCCGTTTGGCTAAGGGAGGTGCGCAAGAGGTGTTTGGCATTAAGGCTGATATTGTTACCTTTGGGAAGGTAATAGGTGGTGGGCTACCGGTAGGGGCTTTTGCGGGTAGTAAAGAGGTGATGAGCTATCTTGCTCCTGAAGGGCCTGTGTACCAAGCAGGTACCCTTAGTGGTAATCCTTTGGCAATGAGTGCGGGATTGGCTATGCTTACTGCCCTGAATGAGCAGCCAGAGGTATTTGATAGTTTGGCACAAAAGACAGCTTACTTGCATGAAGGGTTTGACAAGGTGTTAAAACGTGCGGGTATTCCTTACCAGATAAATAGTTTTGGCTCGATGTTTACGCTCTTCTTTACAGAAGCACCTGTTACGGACTTTGCTTCATCGGCTAAGAGTGATGTAGTGCGCTTTAGGAAGTATTTTCATGGAATGCTACGTGAGGGGGTTTACTTGCCTCCTAGTGCTTTTGAAAGCTATTTCTTAAATGATGCTTTGACTTATGCTGATTTGGATAAGACTATTGCTGCCCTAAATAGGGTTATAATGGAGTTGTAA
- a CDS encoding OmpH family outer membrane protein: MKKLIIASITALSLTACTDKIGYVDNAKLINGYQEKIDIKAKLDVQVTNYQKKRDSISQALQAEVLAFNKQAESLPESTRKKRYNGLFQKREILLQKLTKEEQELKAETQKQLDSLITKMKKNIREYGKKKGYSLIIGANDSGNLLYGSESKDITNDVLEYLNQQYKNK; this comes from the coding sequence ATGAAAAAACTCATCATCGCAAGTATCACTGCCCTCAGCCTTACAGCCTGTACCGATAAAATAGGATATGTAGATAATGCCAAACTCATCAATGGCTATCAAGAAAAAATAGACATCAAAGCAAAACTTGATGTACAAGTAACCAACTACCAAAAAAAACGCGATAGTATATCACAAGCACTACAAGCCGAAGTATTGGCTTTTAACAAGCAAGCCGAAAGCCTCCCTGAAAGTACTCGCAAAAAAAGATACAATGGCTTATTCCAAAAAAGAGAAATACTCCTACAAAAACTTACCAAAGAAGAACAAGAACTAAAAGCCGAAACCCAAAAACAACTAGATTCACTTATTACCAAAATGAAGAAAAATATACGTGAATACGGTAAGAAGAAAGGATACAGCCTTATAATAGGCGCTAATGATAGCGGTAACCTACTATACGGAAGTGAAAGTAAAGATATTACCAATGATGTATTAGAATATCTTAACCAACAATATAAAAACAAATAG
- a CDS encoding PfkB family carbohydrate kinase has translation MSKLLILGSIAFDQIETPFGKTDVIMGGSANYIALAASQFEVPQAVLSIVGSDYPKSYLNLLSQRGIRTEGIEVVEGGKTLFWSGKYHNDMNQRDTLDTQLNVITNFNPVVPEDFRDAEVLLLGNLHPNLQMDVLQQMSSRPKLVVMDTMNYWMNHTWELLQEMIAKVDVLTINDEEARQLTGEYSLVKAAQRIIGMGVKYVVIKKGEHGALLFHKDKVFYAPALPLAEVFDPTGAGDAFAGGMVGYLAKTADYSFENLKNAIVHGSNIASFCIEKFGAERLLNLNKEELYRRLQQFKDLTQFDIQLK, from the coding sequence ATGAGCAAGTTATTAATATTGGGAAGCATTGCCTTCGACCAAATAGAAACCCCCTTTGGGAAGACGGATGTTATTATGGGCGGCTCGGCTAATTATATAGCCCTTGCTGCTTCGCAGTTTGAGGTACCTCAAGCTGTGCTTTCAATTGTAGGGAGTGATTATCCTAAATCTTACCTAAACTTATTGAGCCAACGAGGTATCCGCACTGAGGGTATTGAGGTGGTGGAGGGGGGTAAAACCCTTTTTTGGAGTGGGAAATATCATAATGATATGAACCAGCGGGATACGCTTGATACACAACTGAATGTGATTACTAACTTTAACCCTGTAGTGCCAGAGGATTTTCGCGATGCTGAGGTGTTACTATTGGGCAACCTTCACCCTAACTTGCAAATGGATGTGCTACAACAAATGAGCAGTAGGCCTAAGCTGGTGGTGATGGATACTATGAATTACTGGATGAACCATACGTGGGAGCTGCTTCAGGAAATGATAGCTAAGGTAGATGTACTGACTATCAATGATGAAGAAGCGCGGCAGCTTACGGGTGAATACTCACTGGTAAAGGCAGCCCAACGTATCATAGGGATGGGGGTGAAGTATGTAGTGATTAAGAAAGGAGAACACGGAGCGCTGTTGTTTCATAAGGATAAGGTATTTTATGCGCCTGCATTGCCTCTTGCTGAGGTGTTTGACCCTACAGGAGCGGGAGATGCCTTTGCGGGGGGTATGGTAGGATATCTTGCTAAAACGGCAGATTATTCATTTGAAAATCTTAAGAATGCTATTGTTCACGGATCAAACATAGCTTCATTTTGCATAGAGAAATTTGGTGCAGAGCGCTTGTTAAATCTTAATAAAGAGGAACTTTACCGCCGCTTGCAACAGTTTAAGGATTTGACCCAATTTGACATTCAACTAAAATAA
- a CDS encoding class I SAM-dependent methyltransferase — MNITDYSISHETFKLEYNPQLQLYHTTPVPENLSTYYESENYISHTDSHKTLTDKLYQWVKQYNLQHKINLIKKYKKESINLLDIGAGTGDFVLACQNHAHWQATGIEPSTKARIKAQEKQLILHPDTTNLLPHSYNVITMWHVLEHIPDVTAQIQTISNLLTPDGIVIIAVPNYLSWDAQHYKEYWAAYDVPRHLWHFSKYSIKQLFSQQNFQLLAIHPMLFDAFYVSMLSEKYKTGKTSLLKGFLSGIRSNYYGWRKKEYSSHIYILKRK; from the coding sequence ATGAATATAACAGATTATAGCATATCACACGAAACTTTTAAGCTCGAGTACAATCCACAATTACAACTATACCACACCACTCCAGTACCCGAAAACCTTAGCACTTACTACGAAAGTGAAAACTACATATCACATACCGATAGTCACAAAACCCTCACCGATAAACTCTACCAGTGGGTAAAACAATACAACCTTCAACACAAAATAAACCTCATTAAAAAATATAAAAAAGAATCCATCAACCTTTTAGATATAGGAGCAGGTACCGGCGATTTTGTACTTGCTTGCCAAAACCATGCACACTGGCAAGCCACAGGTATCGAGCCAAGTACAAAAGCACGTATCAAAGCCCAAGAAAAACAACTCATTCTCCACCCCGATACCACCAACCTCCTCCCCCACTCCTACAATGTAATTACAATGTGGCACGTACTTGAGCACATCCCCGATGTAACTGCACAAATACAAACCATCAGTAACCTCCTCACCCCCGATGGTATAGTAATTATAGCAGTACCCAACTATCTCTCTTGGGATGCACAACATTATAAAGAATATTGGGCAGCCTATGATGTACCACGTCACCTATGGCATTTCTCTAAATACAGTATCAAGCAACTTTTCTCCCAACAAAACTTCCAACTCCTTGCCATCCACCCTATGCTCTTTGATGCCTTTTATGTAAGTATGCTCTCCGAAAAATACAAAACCGGAAAAACCTCCCTCCTAAAAGGATTCCTATCAGGTATTCGTTCCAATTACTATGGTTGGCGCAAAAAAGAATATTCATCACATATCTACATATTAAAAAGAAAATAA
- a CDS encoding mechanosensitive ion channel family protein — translation MNEISKPNIEKLFNDWVTGLLNFIPTLVGAIALYFAGKYIIRFIIRFLKRIMERREVDLAMRNFLLQVVRWVLYIALFLMIVQIIGLPATQFIAILTSAFVAVGLALQGSLSNFASGIMILVFKPFKVGDTIEGNGQKGTVKNIGLFATVLNKPDNEEAIIPNTQLFSNSIINYSREEKRRVHLLVGIGYNSSIEKARDILLEVARNEPKALAEPAPVVYVEELADSSVNISLRYWCLNSDRGECYFRSLEAIKKGFDAAGIEIPFPQVQVHRD, via the coding sequence ATGAACGAAATAAGTAAACCAAACATTGAAAAGCTGTTTAACGATTGGGTAACAGGATTGCTGAATTTTATACCTACCCTTGTGGGGGCTATAGCGCTGTATTTTGCAGGGAAGTATATTATTCGGTTTATTATCAGATTCTTGAAGCGCATTATGGAGCGCCGTGAGGTAGACCTTGCGATGCGTAACTTCTTACTGCAAGTGGTGCGCTGGGTGCTTTACATTGCGCTGTTCTTGATGATAGTGCAAATAATAGGCTTGCCTGCGACGCAGTTTATTGCTATACTTACCAGTGCCTTTGTGGCGGTGGGCTTGGCGTTACAGGGATCGTTATCAAACTTTGCGAGTGGTATAATGATACTGGTGTTTAAGCCTTTTAAGGTAGGTGATACTATTGAGGGTAATGGGCAAAAGGGAACGGTGAAGAACATTGGCTTATTTGCTACTGTGCTGAACAAGCCTGATAATGAGGAGGCTATTATCCCGAATACGCAACTTTTCAGTAATAGTATTATTAACTATAGCCGAGAGGAGAAGCGGCGTGTGCATTTGCTTGTGGGTATAGGATACAACTCGAGCATTGAGAAGGCACGTGATATACTGCTGGAGGTGGCAAGGAATGAGCCTAAGGCACTGGCGGAGCCTGCTCCTGTGGTGTATGTGGAGGAGCTGGCGGATAGTTCGGTGAATATTTCATTGCGCTATTGGTGTCTTAATAGTGATCGTGGGGAGTGTTATTTTAGGAGTTTGGAGGCTATTAAGAAGGGGTTTGATGCTGCGGGTATTGAGATTCCTTTCCCACAAGTGCAGGTGCATAGAGATTAG